The Bacteroidales bacterium genome has a segment encoding these proteins:
- a CDS encoding SLC13/DASS family transporter, translating into MISGKYLGLFAGAGVCAVMLALPEPAGMTVAAKNAAAVVLLMSIWWISGAIPIYVTAFVPLAMFPLLKILPAAETAQNYGHGYVLMLLAGFILAKAIESQNLHRRIAFFLMSAFGTSRRIILLSIMITVAFISMWISNVTTAMLMLPITLAIIVQEEEGMDKSGNFPKALLFGVAYSATIGGVGTLIGSPTNLIFAGIMEKLFPGAPPVTFYSWLKMGFPVMIIFLPLVWIYLVKYFHVSGRLVQDAALRKQELKNLGKMTAGEKGVLYVFLLAVFGWVFKDGFVFGNLVIPGWGSITGLDKYVHDSTVAMVCAILLFIVPAGKGKRLIDWKQASQIPWGVAMIVGGGYAMAEGFKSTGLAEWIGNQLYFINTLPSLMVLVVVLLFILVFTEFNPNTATANIFLPVLASMGIAAQTNPLLLMIPATIASSFAFMMPVGTGPNTVIFGSERISVADMVKCGLGLKIISLILLVLILYFIVMPSLHLQTSLPSWALK; encoded by the coding sequence ATGATATCAGGAAAATATCTGGGTCTTTTTGCAGGTGCCGGTGTGTGTGCTGTCATGCTGGCTTTACCTGAACCAGCAGGCATGACGGTTGCAGCAAAGAATGCCGCCGCAGTGGTGTTGTTAATGAGTATCTGGTGGATATCAGGGGCTATACCGATTTATGTAACAGCCTTTGTGCCTCTGGCAATGTTTCCTTTATTAAAAATCCTACCTGCAGCTGAAACGGCCCAAAATTACGGACATGGCTATGTTCTTATGCTGCTTGCCGGTTTTATTCTGGCAAAAGCTATTGAATCACAGAACCTTCACCGCAGGATAGCTTTTTTTCTGATGAGTGCTTTTGGAACCAGCCGAAGGATTATTCTTTTAAGTATTATGATAACCGTGGCCTTCATTTCAATGTGGATTTCCAATGTTACCACTGCCATGCTTATGTTACCCATTACCCTTGCTATCATCGTACAGGAAGAGGAAGGTATGGATAAAAGTGGTAATTTCCCGAAGGCCTTGTTGTTTGGAGTTGCTTATTCTGCAACAATAGGCGGGGTAGGAACCCTGATTGGATCGCCTACGAATCTCATTTTTGCGGGTATCATGGAGAAGCTTTTTCCCGGTGCGCCTCCTGTTACCTTCTATAGCTGGCTTAAAATGGGTTTTCCCGTAATGATAATCTTTCTCCCGCTGGTCTGGATTTACCTTGTTAAGTATTTCCATGTCAGCGGTCGGCTTGTTCAGGATGCTGCTCTCAGAAAGCAGGAACTGAAAAATCTGGGAAAGATGACAGCCGGCGAGAAAGGAGTTTTGTATGTTTTCCTTCTTGCTGTTTTCGGCTGGGTATTTAAGGATGGATTTGTATTTGGAAATTTGGTCATTCCGGGATGGGGATCAATAACCGGACTGGACAAATATGTTCACGACAGTACGGTAGCAATGGTATGTGCCATTCTTCTTTTTATTGTACCGGCTGGCAAAGGAAAACGTCTGATTGACTGGAAACAGGCATCACAAATACCCTGGGGCGTGGCAATGATTGTGGGCGGAGGGTATGCTATGGCGGAGGGATTTAAATCGACCGGACTGGCTGAATGGATTGGAAATCAGTTATATTTTATCAATACTCTTCCTTCTTTGATGGTACTGGTTGTGGTACTGTTGTTTATTCTGGTATTTACCGAGTTTAATCCCAATACTGCTACGGCAAATATTTTTCTACCTGTGCTGGCCAGTATGGGAATTGCAGCGCAAACAAACCCTTTGTTACTGATGATTCCTGCCACGATTGCCTCATCCTTTGCATTTATGATGCCTGTGGGAACAGGGCCCAATACTGTAATATTCGGGAGTGAAAGAATCTCTGTGGCCGATATGGTAAAATGCGGCCTGGGGTTGAAAATAATCAGCCTTATTCTTCTTGTACTGATTTTGTATTTTATTGTTATGCCATCGCTTCATCTGCAAACCTCTTTGCCTTCCTGGGCCCTAAAATAA
- a CDS encoding esterase family protein codes for MRTRSKFFSVIIALLPVIAVAGNPVRIMEGLSIYSRILGQEVKYSVILPDEYFSSNKSFPVVYLLHGLGDNESSWLEYGRLSQFIDEERRTGQIIPAIYIMPQGFRSYYVNDYLGKFRYEDMFIKEFIPYIDSAYRTIPDGRHRAITGYSMGGFGALVLPLKHPDVFSVSVPLSISVRTDSQYMTESPQEEWDRQWGRLFGGEGKSGKERITEYYKQNSPFYLIKNNRKIHGLKIYIDNGDDEQTLAKSNEELHMLMMDNAIRHEFRVRNGGHEFSYWREALPNALRFISDAFENKPYRGDHKLSPHTLLNETAINKEQLIRMHGCFVALPPEYNETTRLYPVLYFVGPFDTVQMKKISALIHEQTIIPDTPPCILIFADEKQDDLLSVTVTEMEKNFRIRPGKRFRALLAYSNGSRVLLQNMQLPESFTAFVLSDARFTSSENGSEQVLAGKQDLSFAWYYFDAPSNGSNYRFFGNLHIQFREKEIYHEYRVREGNGGFEWFFEGLPNYIKYVTTKIHR; via the coding sequence ATGAGAACGAGGAGTAAATTCTTTTCTGTCATTATAGCCCTGCTGCCGGTAATTGCAGTTGCAGGAAATCCTGTCCGTATAATGGAAGGTCTTTCCATATACAGCAGGATTCTGGGACAGGAAGTGAAATATTCCGTCATTCTGCCCGATGAATACTTTTCCAGCAACAAATCCTTTCCTGTTGTTTACCTGTTGCATGGTCTGGGGGACAACGAATCATCATGGCTTGAGTATGGCCGCCTCTCGCAGTTTATTGACGAGGAAAGAAGAACAGGACAAATAATCCCGGCAATTTATATAATGCCACAGGGTTTTCGTAGCTATTATGTCAATGACTATCTGGGGAAGTTCAGGTACGAAGATATGTTTATCAAAGAATTCATTCCCTATATAGATTCTGCCTACAGAACTATTCCTGATGGCAGGCACCGTGCCATCACAGGCTATTCCATGGGTGGGTTCGGAGCTCTGGTGCTCCCGCTGAAACACCCGGATGTTTTTTCAGTAAGTGTTCCTCTCAGCATTTCAGTACGTACCGATAGCCAGTATATGACAGAATCGCCTCAGGAAGAGTGGGACCGCCAGTGGGGAAGGTTATTTGGTGGTGAAGGAAAATCAGGAAAGGAAAGAATAACTGAGTACTATAAACAAAACAGTCCTTTTTACCTTATCAAAAATAACAGGAAAATCCATGGCCTGAAAATCTACATTGATAATGGCGACGATGAGCAAACCCTGGCCAAAAGCAACGAAGAACTGCACATGCTGATGATGGACAATGCGATCCGTCATGAATTCAGGGTACGTAACGGTGGCCATGAATTCTCATACTGGAGAGAAGCTCTCCCAAATGCTCTGAGGTTTATAAGCGATGCGTTCGAGAACAAACCTTACCGGGGAGACCATAAACTTTCTCCTCATACATTGCTGAATGAAACAGCAATAAACAAAGAACAGCTCATCAGAATGCACGGATGTTTTGTTGCACTCCCGCCGGAATACAATGAAACCACACGACTTTACCCTGTACTTTATTTTGTCGGGCCTTTTGACACCGTTCAAATGAAAAAAATCAGCGCCCTCATTCATGAACAGACTATTATTCCCGACACTCCGCCCTGTATTCTCATTTTTGCAGATGAAAAACAGGATGATTTGCTATCAGTGACCGTTACGGAAATGGAGAAGAATTTCAGGATCCGACCCGGGAAGCGTTTCAGAGCACTGCTGGCATACAGCAATGGTTCCCGGGTATTGTTGCAAAATATGCAGCTACCTGAATCGTTTACAGCTTTCGTACTGAGCGATGCCCGTTTTACCTCCAGTGAAAATGGCAGCGAACAAGTCCTTGCAGGGAAACAAGACCTTTCCTTCGCCTGGTATTATTTTGATGCTCCTTCTAACGGAAGCAATTATCGCTTCTTCGGGAATCTGCACATCCAGTTCCGGGAAAAGGAAATCTATCATGAATATCGTGTAAGGGAAGGCAACGGAGGTTTCGAATGGTTTTTTGAAGGGCTGCCCAACTATATTAAGTATGTTACCACCAAAATTCACAGATAG
- a CDS encoding esterase family protein, giving the protein MNTPWLHTEHSLKTLTFSGVFLLFAFMCKKEEEKPVQSVDLYQVSEINSRLLNRSVTYAVLLPEEYNTGRDSFPVVYLLHGFGDNFTAWKLGGNIEYYAGAYATVTGPVIYVMPDGYNSYYVNRYNGKFPYMDMFVNELVPAVDSLFRTRKGSIHRAVMGYSMGGYGAMILPLKHPEIFSTGVCLSMSFRTDEQYLAEPQNVFDYQFGAIFGGTGSSGTGRITEYFKEHSPFYLFRAEDLSPYSHLRFLIDCGDDEEQLNITNDDLHVLMRQQNLPHSYRVRNGAHSWDYWHASLPEAFGFIADGFHQQNTSTDQEIPYSLTYPAPAQFDSITTSGNTATVHIVKPPSYKETEKYPSIYIFSEDDRNEISGQSLDRFALLNDAMIKGKIPPALIVNISHLSTDDLIGNIQLIIARTDSLFHTIASPGKRIALAFGNTGADMLSVIRSASGDFVGCFLYNANIPDSLKEPAAGVFYYLDQTDDNASFTGYNRMYKQLKYNNMPFEYRVRQSTTPFNAMQTGLYYSLHNMYLKLSN; this is encoded by the coding sequence ATGAACACACCCTGGTTGCATACAGAACACTCGCTCAAAACACTGACCTTTTCAGGCGTGTTTCTTCTGTTTGCATTTATGTGCAAAAAGGAAGAAGAAAAGCCTGTACAATCTGTTGATCTTTATCAGGTTTCTGAAATTAACAGCCGGTTGCTTAACCGTTCGGTTACATATGCAGTTCTTTTACCGGAAGAATATAATACAGGGCGTGATTCCTTCCCTGTTGTTTATCTCCTCCACGGTTTTGGAGACAATTTTACCGCCTGGAAACTGGGTGGAAATATTGAATATTATGCCGGAGCATATGCAACGGTTACCGGGCCTGTAATTTACGTTATGCCCGATGGCTATAATTCGTACTATGTAAACCGGTACAATGGGAAGTTTCCCTATATGGATATGTTTGTCAATGAACTTGTGCCTGCAGTTGATTCACTCTTCAGAACCAGGAAAGGAAGTATCCACCGGGCTGTAATGGGATATTCCATGGGCGGTTACGGAGCAATGATACTGCCCCTGAAACATCCTGAGATTTTTTCGACAGGTGTCTGCCTGAGCATGTCGTTCAGGACCGATGAACAGTATTTAGCCGAACCGCAAAATGTATTCGATTACCAGTTTGGAGCCATATTCGGCGGAACAGGATCTTCTGGCACCGGCCGCATTACAGAATATTTTAAGGAACACAGTCCTTTCTATCTTTTCCGCGCTGAGGATTTGTCTCCATATAGCCATCTGCGTTTTCTGATTGACTGCGGTGATGACGAAGAACAGCTGAACATCACAAACGACGATTTGCATGTACTTATGCGACAGCAGAATCTTCCCCACAGTTACAGGGTCAGAAACGGCGCCCACTCATGGGATTACTGGCATGCTTCATTACCTGAAGCATTCGGGTTTATTGCCGATGGGTTTCATCAGCAAAACACTTCAACTGATCAGGAAATCCCATACAGCCTCACGTATCCTGCCCCTGCACAATTTGATTCTATAACCACGTCCGGCAACACGGCGACCGTTCATATTGTAAAACCCCCATCATACAAAGAAACCGAAAAATACCCGTCCATTTATATCTTCTCAGAGGATGATCGGAATGAGATTTCAGGGCAGTCTCTCGATCGTTTTGCCCTGCTGAATGATGCCATGATCAAAGGGAAAATACCTCCTGCGCTTATTGTAAACATATCCCACCTGTCAACGGATGATTTGATCGGGAATATCCAGCTTATTATTGCCAGAACGGATTCCCTGTTTCATACCATTGCATCTCCCGGGAAAAGAATTGCTCTGGCATTCGGAAATACAGGAGCAGACATGTTGTCCGTCATCCGTTCAGCCTCTGGTGATTTTGTCGGTTGCTTTCTTTACAATGCTAATATTCCCGATTCTCTTAAGGAACCAGCAGCGGGTGTGTTTTATTATCTTGACCAGACTGACGATAATGCTTCTTTTACCGGATACAACAGAATGTACAAACAGCTAAAATACAACAACATGCCGTTTGAATACAGGGTGCGCCAAAGTACAACGCCATTCAATGCAATGCAGACCGGACTTTATTACTCACTGCATAACATGTATCTGAAACTTTCAAACTGA